In bacterium, a single genomic region encodes these proteins:
- the larC gene encoding nickel pincer cofactor biosynthesis protein LarC, with protein sequence MKIAYFDCFSGISGDMILGALVDAGLNFEDLRNELKKIPVADYEIKYEKMIKKGIACTKVDVITASEIGSPAEMIELVEKSTLEDDMKQKSKKILYRMGEVEAKVHSILKSKIEDVHFHELNSVDTIIDVVGAVIGFKKLCIDEIYSSPLNVGSGIIKTKHGILPAPGPATCELLRGIPVYSSGIKAELTTPTGAAIITTLATGFGHLPAMKIETIGYGSGNFELEQQSNLLRVLIGESQKDECESDIISLIETNIDDLNPQIYEYCFERLFEAGALDIYLTPIIMKKNRSGIILSIIAPLDKVDELINIVFKETTSIGIRLQEIRRKKIKREIIEIETELGKMKVKKVIFEGKVEIIPEYESCKKIAIEKGIPLKKVYSIINSSADTGKYGTQINADYQDF encoded by the coding sequence ATGAAAATAGCGTATTTTGATTGTTTTTCTGGGATTAGTGGAGATATGATTTTGGGGGCTCTGGTTGATGCTGGATTGAATTTTGAGGATTTAAGAAACGAACTAAAAAAGATACCAGTAGCCGACTACGAAATCAAATATGAAAAGATGATTAAAAAAGGTATTGCTTGCACAAAAGTAGATGTAATTACTGCGAGTGAAATTGGCTCACCAGCAGAAATGATTGAATTGGTGGAAAAAAGCACATTAGAAGATGATATGAAACAGAAATCCAAAAAAATTCTCTATCGAATGGGAGAGGTTGAGGCGAAAGTTCATAGCATCTTAAAATCCAAAATAGAAGATGTGCATTTTCACGAGTTAAATTCTGTTGACACAATCATTGATGTTGTTGGAGCAGTTATTGGATTTAAAAAATTATGTATTGATGAAATTTATTCATCTCCTTTAAATGTGGGCAGTGGCATAATAAAAACTAAACATGGCATTCTTCCTGCACCTGGACCGGCGACTTGTGAATTGCTAAGAGGTATTCCTGTGTATTCAAGTGGAATAAAAGCCGAACTTACGACACCAACGGGTGCGGCAATTATCACAACATTAGCTACTGGATTTGGTCATTTACCCGCAATGAAGATTGAGACAATTGGCTATGGAAGTGGGAATTTTGAACTCGAGCAACAGAGTAATTTACTTAGAGTCCTAATCGGTGAATCTCAAAAAGATGAGTGTGAATCTGATATAATCTCTTTAATTGAAACAAATATTGATGATTTAAACCCACAGATTTATGAATATTGTTTTGAGCGATTATTTGAGGCAGGGGCATTGGATATTTATTTGACCCCAATTATAATGAAAAAGAACCGTTCTGGGATAATTTTATCAATCATTGCCCCGCTGGATAAAGTGGATGAACTGATTAATATCGTTTTTAAGGAAACAACTTCTATTGGTATCCGATTGCAGGAGATAAGACGGAAAAAAATCAAAAGGGAAATAATAGAAATAGAGACGGAATTAGGCAAGATGAAGGTCAAGAAAGTCATTTTTGAAGGCAAGGTTGAAATTATTCCTGAATATGAATCGTGCAAAAAGATTGCTATAGAAAAAGGAATTCCTTTAAAAAAAGTTTAT